In one Gemmatimonadota bacterium genomic region, the following are encoded:
- a CDS encoding Type 1 glutamine amidotransferase-like domain-containing protein, producing MFIVHRIIAAAIVVSGVMQAQTSTATRVGPPHGTVIVVGGGALGPEITDAFIKAAGGPDALIVDVPNAGGAASYGQDAPGARMWKNAGARNVHVLFTTDRKLADADSFAAVLEHAGGVWFEGGRQFHLVDAYAGTKTEQAFRDVLARGGVVGGSSAGASILGDFLIRGAPSNDNRIMAYPGYEKGFAYLRNVGIDQHVVARERLADLADSIMTSHPNLLGMSEDEGTAWVVRGDTATVIGRDKAFVYGGRDATDSGKPFLTLHPGDRYDLGARHVLHRAADDPRVSAAFVDSLFRKYDDPTAGGATVLVAQNGEVFVDRSYGVPPQTKYMPTTTLPQFQLGAMSAVFSALCAQLPAANADRAQAGETGAGARVAAPSTPLQACVTRQLGVPIGLHRTVATADGRVESDVDELYRLALGLEDPRSYAGADHAKGWQPDTYHGVARLSAFGAADGKRDAFVRIPDRHAVVIVLTNDPTADAARMADMITDRLLTSDATARR from the coding sequence GTGTTCATCGTTCATCGCATAATCGCCGCGGCGATTGTCGTCTCGGGCGTCATGCAGGCTCAGACATCAACTGCAACGAGAGTCGGCCCCCCGCACGGAACAGTGATCGTGGTTGGCGGCGGCGCGCTCGGCCCGGAGATAACTGACGCGTTCATCAAGGCCGCAGGCGGACCGGACGCGCTGATCGTCGACGTGCCGAACGCTGGCGGCGCGGCATCGTACGGACAGGACGCGCCGGGAGCGCGCATGTGGAAGAACGCTGGCGCCAGGAACGTACACGTTCTCTTCACGACAGACCGGAAGCTTGCGGACGCGGATTCGTTCGCAGCGGTGCTCGAGCACGCTGGCGGCGTCTGGTTCGAGGGTGGAAGACAGTTTCATCTCGTCGACGCATACGCTGGTACGAAGACGGAGCAGGCATTCAGAGACGTACTCGCCCGCGGTGGCGTCGTCGGCGGATCGTCGGCTGGTGCGTCGATACTCGGCGACTTCCTCATTCGGGGTGCGCCATCGAACGACAACCGGATCATGGCCTATCCAGGCTATGAGAAGGGATTCGCGTATCTGCGCAACGTTGGAATCGACCAGCATGTCGTCGCCCGGGAGCGCCTGGCCGATCTCGCCGACTCGATCATGACGTCGCACCCGAATCTGCTCGGGATGTCCGAGGACGAAGGAACGGCGTGGGTAGTGCGCGGTGATACGGCGACTGTCATCGGCCGCGACAAGGCATTCGTGTATGGCGGCAGGGATGCGACGGATTCCGGCAAGCCGTTTCTCACGTTGCATCCAGGTGACAGGTATGACCTTGGCGCTCGCCACGTACTGCACCGTGCTGCCGACGATCCACGCGTAAGTGCTGCATTCGTCGACTCGCTCTTCCGCAAATACGATGATCCGACCGCGGGCGGCGCAACGGTGCTCGTCGCGCAGAACGGCGAGGTGTTCGTCGACCGGTCCTACGGCGTGCCGCCGCAGACGAAGTACATGCCGACTACAACGCTTCCTCAGTTTCAACTTGGCGCGATGTCGGCGGTATTTTCGGCGCTGTGCGCGCAACTGCCGGCGGCCAATGCCGATCGTGCGCAGGCTGGTGAAACCGGTGCGGGTGCGCGAGTGGCCGCACCGTCAACGCCACTTCAGGCTTGCGTCACGCGTCAGCTGGGTGTGCCGATCGGCCTGCATCGAACGGTAGCGACAGCGGACGGTAGAGTGGAATCCGATGTGGACGAACTTTATCGACTCGCGCTGGGACTCGAAGACCCACGGAGCTACGCCGGCGCAGACCACGCGAAGGGTTGGCAACCAGACACGTACCATGGCGTGGCGCGGCTTTCCGCGTTCGGTGCAGCCGATGGCAAGCGCGACGCGTTCGTACGGATTCCGGACAGGCACGCCGTAGTGATCGTGCTGACGAACGACCCGACGGCGGACGCC
- a CDS encoding bifunctional oligoribonuclease/PAP phosphatase NrnA: MRDLLAVPAARRTAIERLARELRAGRSIVLSTHINSDGDGCGSETALARMLAQRGMTVTIVNPTPWPEMFRFLLGDDVRMVELSDGGADVMRKADVVIVLDIADLRRLGKLADVVRGLQVPKLVIDHHVPSDDPPSEEILSDTTACATGELVYDVGLVLGFDITAAIANSLYVALVTDTGGFRFSNTSPRCHAVAAQLLAEGVEPEEMYQRIYASMPVGRLTLLREALATLEVDSTYGLTWISVPAGATEKHNVRPEDLEGIAEHARSVAGTRMAIFFRDLGHNRVKISFRTTRGVDANEFAHQFGGGGHVKASGAMVEGSLDEVQKRVIAAARLYLGPATAE, encoded by the coding sequence GTGCGTGATCTTCTAGCCGTTCCGGCCGCCCGCCGGACGGCTATCGAGCGTCTCGCGCGCGAGTTGCGCGCGGGACGCTCGATTGTTTTATCCACCCACATCAACTCCGACGGCGACGGCTGCGGCTCGGAGACTGCTCTCGCACGGATGCTGGCGCAGCGAGGAATGACGGTCACCATCGTCAATCCGACGCCATGGCCCGAGATGTTTCGCTTTCTGCTCGGCGACGACGTACGCATGGTCGAGTTGAGCGACGGTGGCGCGGATGTCATGCGCAAGGCGGACGTCGTCATCGTGCTCGACATCGCCGACCTTCGCAGACTTGGAAAACTCGCTGATGTCGTTCGCGGGCTCCAGGTGCCGAAGCTGGTGATCGATCACCATGTCCCGAGCGATGACCCGCCGAGTGAGGAGATACTGTCGGATACGACCGCGTGCGCGACTGGCGAGCTCGTGTACGACGTTGGACTCGTGCTGGGGTTCGACATCACGGCCGCGATTGCGAATTCACTGTACGTGGCGCTCGTTACCGATACCGGTGGCTTCCGTTTCAGCAACACGTCGCCGCGGTGCCACGCGGTAGCGGCGCAGCTGCTGGCAGAAGGTGTCGAGCCCGAAGAGATGTACCAGCGCATTTACGCGTCGATGCCGGTTGGCCGTCTCACGTTGCTCCGCGAAGCGCTTGCAACGCTCGAGGTCGATTCGACCTACGGTCTGACGTGGATATCGGTTCCAGCTGGCGCGACGGAGAAGCACAACGTACGGCCGGAGGATCTCGAAGGGATCGCGGAGCATGCGCGGTCTGTCGCCGGAACGCGCATGGCGATCTTCTTTCGCGACCTCGGCCACAATCGCGTGAAGATTTCATTTCGCACCACGCGTGGTGTGGACGCGAACGAGTTTGCGCATCAATTCGGCGGCGGCGGGCACGTGAAGGCGTCGGGTGCAATGGTGGAGGGCAGTCTCGACGAGGTGCAGAAGCGCGTGATCGCCGCGGCGCGACTGTATCTGGGGCCAGCTACGGCGGAATAG
- a CDS encoding amino acid permease has translation MGLGSRKSIALLQAEASGEGEERTLRRALGALNLTTLGIGAIIGAGIFVLTGTAAAQHAGPGVVYSFILAGIGCLFAGLCYAEFAAMIPIAGSAYTYGYATLGEFIAWIIGWDLILEYLFGAATVAVGWSGYFTAFMNEIGLHIPYQYAQAPLRVVGTHHLVQSTLCISPTTNQIVTDTLATCAPGLTAVQGVINVPAIVLTLLMTALLVVGIKESANFNNIIVIVKVAIVLLVIAFGFAYVNKANWHPFIPANTGHFGDFGWSGVARAAGVVFFSYIGFDAVSTAAQEAKNPQRDMPIGILASLAICTVLYILMALVMTGLANYKTLDVPHPVFVAIAAAGPALAWMRPIVNIGAIAGLASVVLVMLMGQPRIFFSMARDGLLPPVFGKVHPKFQTPYVTTILTGVVAAVIAGYFPIGLLGELVSIGTLLAFVIVCAGVIVLRYRQPNLERPFRTPLVPLVPILGIISCGALMGSLPSDTWIRLIVWMALGLLIYFLYGKSHSKLGRAEKVGA, from the coding sequence ATGGGACTTGGGTCGCGGAAGAGCATCGCGCTGCTTCAGGCTGAAGCGAGTGGGGAGGGAGAGGAGCGAACGTTGCGCCGCGCGCTTGGCGCGCTCAACCTTACAACGCTCGGCATTGGCGCCATCATCGGCGCAGGAATTTTCGTCCTTACCGGAACCGCAGCAGCGCAACACGCCGGTCCGGGAGTCGTCTACTCGTTCATCCTGGCTGGAATAGGCTGTCTCTTCGCCGGCCTCTGCTACGCCGAATTCGCGGCGATGATTCCCATCGCCGGAAGCGCGTACACCTATGGTTATGCAACACTTGGCGAGTTCATCGCCTGGATCATTGGCTGGGATCTGATCCTCGAGTATCTGTTCGGAGCCGCGACTGTAGCGGTAGGCTGGAGCGGCTACTTCACGGCATTCATGAACGAGATCGGGCTTCACATCCCGTATCAGTATGCCCAGGCTCCGCTGCGAGTGGTTGGGACGCACCATCTCGTGCAGTCGACGTTGTGTATATCACCGACGACCAACCAGATCGTCACCGACACGCTCGCCACGTGCGCTCCGGGTCTGACCGCGGTGCAGGGCGTCATCAACGTTCCGGCGATCGTGCTCACGCTGCTCATGACTGCCCTGCTGGTGGTGGGCATCAAGGAGTCGGCGAACTTCAACAACATCATCGTGATCGTGAAGGTCGCGATCGTACTGCTGGTCATCGCCTTCGGTTTCGCATACGTGAACAAGGCGAACTGGCATCCGTTCATACCGGCCAACACGGGCCACTTCGGTGACTTTGGATGGAGCGGCGTTGCGCGTGCGGCGGGTGTCGTGTTCTTCTCGTATATAGGCTTCGACGCCGTGTCCACGGCTGCGCAGGAGGCGAAGAATCCGCAACGCGACATGCCAATAGGCATTCTCGCGTCGCTCGCGATCTGCACCGTGCTGTACATCCTGATGGCGCTCGTCATGACGGGTCTTGCCAACTACAAGACACTCGACGTGCCGCATCCGGTGTTCGTCGCAATTGCAGCCGCCGGTCCTGCGCTCGCGTGGATGCGCCCGATCGTCAACATCGGCGCGATCGCCGGTCTTGCATCGGTCGTGCTGGTGATGCTCATGGGACAGCCGCGCATCTTCTTCTCGATGGCACGCGATGGTCTGCTCCCGCCCGTGTTCGGCAAGGTTCACCCGAAATTCCAGACGCCGTACGTCACGACGATCCTCACAGGCGTCGTCGCGGCGGTCATCGCCGGCTACTTTCCGATCGGTCTTCTCGGAGAGCTCGTCTCGATCGGCACGCTGCTCGCATTCGTCATCGTCTGCGCTGGCGTGATCGTGTTGCGCTATCGTCAGCCGAACCTCGAGCGTCCGTTCCGTACGCCGCTCGTTCCACTCGTTCCGATTCTCGGCATCATCAGCTGCGGCGCGCTCATGGGATCGCTTCCGAGCGATACGTGGATCCGTCTGATCGTATGGATGGCACTCGGTCTCCTGATTTACTTCCTCTACGGGAAGAGCCATTCGAAGCTCGGGCGGGCCGAAAAGGTTGGTGCGTGA
- the guaB gene encoding IMP dehydrogenase has protein sequence MRQDEGLPSGYARIRSEPALTFDDVLLLPAHSLVHPRDVVTSSRFTRGITLNVPLVSAAMDTVTESDMAIVMARAGGIGVVHKNMSIDRQAAEVDRVKRSESGMILDPITLSPSASLREAVALMNRFKISGVPIVDGGRLVGIITNRDLQFESNLDRPLQDAMTKKNLVTAPVGTTLDEAEQILGAHRIEKLPVVDQNGNLRGLITVKDIHKRREFPNANKDQHGRLRVAAAIGATNYEARAAALVDAGVDVLIIDTAHGHSDGVLRATGDVRERFPDVQLVAGNVATREGARALAERGVDAIKVGVGPGSICTTRVVTGIGVPQLTAVLDAVDGAGDVPIIADGGIKYSGDIVKALSAGASSVMMGSMLAGTEESPGESILMEGRRFKMIRGMGSLAAMQDGSADRYFQEGEMSAKKLVPEGIEGRVPYKGPAADVLFQMVGGLRAGMGYAGCGTIDELRTKTEFVRITAAGLRESHPHDVVITREAPNYSV, from the coding sequence ATCCGGCAGGACGAAGGACTGCCGAGCGGGTACGCGCGGATTCGCTCAGAGCCCGCGCTCACATTCGATGACGTTCTGCTGCTCCCCGCGCATTCTCTGGTTCATCCCCGGGACGTCGTAACCTCTTCGCGCTTTACGCGCGGTATCACGCTCAACGTTCCGCTGGTTTCGGCGGCGATGGACACCGTCACCGAGTCCGACATGGCGATCGTCATGGCGCGCGCTGGAGGTATCGGCGTCGTCCACAAGAACATGTCGATCGATCGCCAGGCCGCCGAGGTCGATCGTGTGAAACGGTCGGAAAGCGGAATGATTCTGGATCCCATAACGCTGTCGCCTTCCGCATCGTTGCGCGAGGCTGTTGCGTTGATGAATCGCTTCAAGATCTCGGGCGTCCCGATCGTCGATGGCGGACGCCTGGTTGGAATCATCACCAATCGCGATCTGCAGTTCGAATCCAATCTCGATCGCCCGCTGCAGGACGCGATGACGAAGAAGAATCTCGTCACGGCGCCCGTAGGCACAACGCTCGATGAAGCCGAGCAGATACTTGGGGCGCATCGTATCGAGAAGCTCCCGGTTGTGGATCAGAATGGAAATCTGCGCGGACTCATCACCGTCAAGGACATTCACAAGCGGCGCGAATTTCCAAACGCCAACAAGGACCAGCACGGACGGCTGCGCGTTGCTGCCGCGATCGGTGCGACCAACTACGAGGCTCGTGCCGCAGCTCTTGTCGATGCGGGCGTCGATGTTCTCATCATCGATACGGCGCACGGGCACTCCGATGGCGTGCTCCGGGCGACGGGCGACGTTCGCGAGCGGTTTCCCGACGTCCAGCTCGTCGCGGGCAATGTTGCGACTCGCGAGGGTGCGCGGGCGCTGGCGGAGCGTGGTGTCGACGCGATCAAGGTCGGCGTTGGGCCGGGCTCGATCTGCACCACGCGGGTCGTGACGGGAATAGGCGTACCGCAGCTCACGGCGGTGCTCGATGCCGTTGACGGAGCCGGAGACGTGCCGATTATCGCCGACGGCGGCATCAAGTATTCGGGCGACATTGTAAAGGCGCTTTCCGCTGGCGCATCGAGCGTCATGATGGGGTCGATGCTCGCGGGAACCGAGGAAAGTCCAGGCGAATCTATTCTCATGGAAGGCCGTCGCTTCAAGATGATTCGCGGCATGGGCAGCCTTGCCGCGATGCAGGATGGAAGTGCAGACAGGTACTTCCAGGAAGGTGAGATGTCTGCCAAGAAGCTGGTGCCGGAGGGGATCGAAGGACGGGTCCCGTACAAGGGGCCGGCTGCCGACGTCCTGTTCCAGATGGTGGGCGGATTACGGGCTGGAATGGGGTATGCTGGCTGCGGGACTATTGACGAACTCCGGACCAAGACCGAATTTGTTCGCATCACTGCGGCCGGATTGCGTGAATCGCACCCACATGACGTGGTCATTACGCGCGAGGCACCGAACTATTCGGTTTGA
- a CDS encoding DUF1232 domain-containing protein, whose protein sequence is METTTPRSRRRRPSAARPATGHKRTVIDAVRELPNFLRLLYGLITDPRVELLDKLLVAGAVAYVLIPEDVFPDFIPLIGEVDDVFVLVLAIRQLLKSAGREVILEHWMGDPDELDELNLERVLGAASFFLPRRVRRRLRTIGRV, encoded by the coding sequence ATGGAAACGACAACCCCGAGATCGCGCCGGCGCCGGCCCAGCGCCGCGCGGCCCGCCACCGGCCACAAGCGTACCGTCATCGACGCCGTTCGCGAGCTACCGAACTTTCTTCGGCTTTTATACGGCCTGATAACTGACCCCAGGGTCGAGCTGCTGGACAAGCTGCTCGTCGCCGGAGCCGTGGCTTACGTGCTGATTCCTGAGGATGTGTTCCCGGACTTCATCCCGCTGATCGGAGAGGTGGACGACGTTTTCGTTCTGGTGCTGGCGATACGGCAACTGCTGAAAAGCGCCGGGCGCGAGGTGATTCTGGAGCACTGGATGGGCGATCCGGACGAGCTCGACGAGCTCAACCTCGAGCGGGTGCTGGGTGCGGCCTCATTTTTCCTTCCGCGACGGGTTCGCCGGCGTTTGCGGACGATTGGTCGAGTGTGA
- a CDS encoding L,D-transpeptidase — protein sequence MLKFLRHGVAIAWLLILGIAVAILLSVKLLHDTAELRFERDVNRMVFNDNLDLLSTLRAQAGVETDSMRKLVEAPAPNANSPYIVISIADHRLWYKQGDSVLFTAPVATASGKELVGGSSGQHWRFETPRGRLVVQSKDSNPAWVPPDWHYVEQARARGVGLVHLERGQNYDGYTVQGSEVIMPDGQPAPAPKEGHELIAKGNLIVPPFGTVQRRYLGTLGTRRLDLGDGYGIHGTDEPSSVGQSVSHGCVRMLNQDVETLYPMVAVGTPVYIY from the coding sequence ATGCTGAAATTCCTTCGACACGGGGTCGCCATCGCGTGGCTGCTCATACTCGGCATCGCCGTAGCCATTCTGTTGAGTGTAAAGCTGCTGCACGATACCGCGGAGCTGAGATTCGAGCGCGACGTCAACCGCATGGTGTTCAACGACAATCTCGACCTGCTGAGCACACTGCGCGCGCAGGCCGGCGTTGAAACCGACAGCATGCGCAAGCTGGTCGAGGCGCCAGCGCCGAACGCGAATTCACCGTACATCGTCATCAGCATTGCCGACCACAGATTGTGGTACAAGCAGGGTGACAGCGTGCTGTTCACCGCGCCTGTCGCAACTGCGAGTGGCAAGGAACTCGTCGGCGGCAGCAGCGGGCAACACTGGCGTTTCGAGACGCCCCGTGGCCGCCTGGTGGTACAGTCAAAGGACTCCAATCCGGCGTGGGTGCCACCCGACTGGCATTATGTCGAGCAGGCACGCGCGCGCGGCGTCGGGCTGGTGCATCTGGAGCGTGGCCAGAATTACGACGGCTACACGGTCCAGGGATCCGAGGTTATCATGCCGGACGGCCAGCCGGCACCGGCGCCGAAGGAAGGCCATGAGCTCATTGCCAAGGGCAACCTCATCGTCCCACCGTTCGGCACCGTCCAGCGGCGTTATCTGGGCACGCTCGGCACAAGGCGACTCGATCTGGGCGACGGGTACGGGATTCACGGAACCGACGAGCCAAGCTCGGTGGGCCAATCCGTAAGTCACGGCTGCGTGCGAATGTTGAATCAGGACGTCGAAACGCTCTACCCGATGGTTGCGGTCGGGACGCCCGTTTACATCTACTGA
- the gpmI gene encoding 2,3-bisphosphoglycerate-independent phosphoglycerate mutase, translated as MATTGQPRKAGEAEQSGGQVALIVLDGWGFRAQREGNAIALAQTPTWDTLWSLRSRSLLEASGLRVGLPAGQMGNSEVGHLNLGAGRVVMQDLVRISAAIADGSFFRNPALVAACDAARRGHTLHVMGLLGGGGVHAIDAHLRAVIDMAERLKVPRVALHLLTDGRDTLPQSALGYLRQLLEYANGRAQVASIGGRYYGMDRDKRWQRTELFYRAAVDGVGPSATDPIDAVKHAYDDGVTDEFILPVVITHDGAPVAPMRDGDAVICFNYRSDRMRQIVRAMTDPGFDGFDISKRPSLTVTTMTQYDATFDVNVAFAPFSMSRIVAEVVSEAGKSMLKTAETEKYPHVTYFFNGGVEPPYPGEDRRLVPSQKVATYDLAPEMSARGIADVLCASLDKREHDFTLCNFANADMVGHTGSMPATIAAVETVDSCLERIIRSARKSGTRLVITADHGNAEMMIDPETGGPHTAHTSNPVPIVFFNPYGDDPALRGGGALCDVGPTILGMLGIEAPPEMTGVDLFRLES; from the coding sequence ATGGCAACGACCGGGCAGCCCCGAAAGGCTGGAGAAGCTGAGCAATCCGGCGGTCAGGTCGCCCTCATCGTTCTCGACGGCTGGGGCTTCCGCGCTCAACGCGAAGGCAACGCGATCGCACTGGCTCAGACGCCCACGTGGGATACACTCTGGAGCCTGCGCTCGCGCTCTCTCCTGGAAGCGTCCGGCCTACGAGTGGGACTGCCCGCGGGACAGATGGGTAACAGCGAGGTCGGTCACCTGAACCTCGGTGCGGGCCGCGTCGTCATGCAGGATCTGGTTCGCATCTCTGCCGCCATCGCCGACGGGTCGTTCTTCCGGAACCCGGCGCTCGTCGCCGCCTGCGACGCGGCGAGGCGCGGTCACACGCTCCATGTCATGGGCCTGCTCGGCGGCGGCGGCGTGCACGCAATCGATGCACACCTCCGTGCCGTGATCGACATGGCGGAGCGTCTCAAGGTGCCGCGCGTTGCACTGCACCTGCTGACCGATGGACGCGATACCCTTCCCCAGTCCGCGCTCGGATACCTGCGTCAGCTACTCGAGTACGCAAACGGCCGAGCACAGGTTGCGAGCATTGGCGGGCGGTACTACGGGATGGATCGGGACAAGCGCTGGCAACGCACCGAGCTGTTCTATCGCGCGGCCGTCGACGGCGTTGGTCCGTCTGCAACCGACCCGATCGATGCGGTGAAACACGCCTACGACGACGGCGTGACCGACGAGTTCATCCTGCCCGTCGTAATCACGCACGACGGTGCACCTGTTGCACCGATGCGCGACGGCGACGCCGTCATCTGCTTCAACTACCGGTCCGATCGCATGCGCCAGATCGTTCGCGCGATGACCGACCCCGGCTTCGACGGGTTCGACATTTCAAAGCGTCCGTCGCTCACGGTCACGACCATGACGCAGTACGATGCAACGTTCGACGTGAACGTGGCGTTTGCACCGTTCTCGATGTCGCGCATAGTCGCCGAAGTTGTTTCGGAAGCCGGCAAGTCCATGTTGAAGACCGCCGAGACGGAGAAATATCCGCACGTGACATATTTCTTCAATGGCGGAGTGGAACCGCCATATCCCGGCGAGGACCGACGCCTCGTTCCCAGTCAGAAGGTTGCAACGTACGATCTCGCACCGGAGATGAGCGCGCGCGGCATAGCCGACGTGCTCTGCGCTTCGCTCGATAAACGCGAGCACGACTTCACTCTGTGCAACTTCGCCAACGCAGACATGGTCGGGCACACCGGCTCGATGCCGGCCACGATCGCTGCTGTCGAAACGGTCGACAGCTGTCTCGAACGGATCATCCGGAGTGCACGCAAATCAGGAACGCGCCTCGTCATAACCGCCGACCACGGCAATGCGGAGATGATGATCGACCCCGAGACCGGTGGCCCGCACACGGCGCACACGAGCAATCCGGTGCCGATCGTATTCTTCAACCCCTATGGAGACGATCCAGCTCTCCGCGGCGGCGGCGCGCTCTGTGACGTCGGACCCACGATCCTCGGTATGCTGGGCATCGAGGCACCACCAGAAATGACCGGGGTAGATCTTTTCCGCCTCGAGTCGTGA
- a CDS encoding outer membrane beta-barrel protein, with the protein MSKILRAIALLSLVAGPSGLAAQVVVGHTPETSPYRDITASQRLTIFGGYFNVQKDEVGATPQSGTSIGLRYSIPVAGPADFYARFERVSSHREAFNPTKPAETRSLGTQNLGLYIADLGFDFNLTGRRTWHGVVPLLGFGLGITSAPTTTADDPYDFGTQFSFSLEGGIRINPTNSWEIRLNAKPTFYQNHYPTQYYATPTGGTPLLDKSTARSGFRHGIDYTAGLSFPLFR; encoded by the coding sequence ATGTCAAAGATTCTCCGCGCTATCGCTCTCCTCTCGCTGGTCGCCGGCCCGTCGGGACTCGCCGCCCAGGTAGTGGTGGGTCACACGCCCGAGACGAGCCCGTACCGCGACATCACCGCTTCACAGCGGTTGACGATATTCGGCGGCTATTTCAACGTACAGAAGGACGAGGTCGGCGCCACGCCGCAGAGTGGCACCAGCATCGGTCTGCGCTACTCCATACCTGTGGCGGGTCCGGCGGATTTCTACGCCCGTTTCGAGCGCGTCAGCTCGCATCGCGAGGCGTTCAATCCCACAAAGCCCGCTGAAACGCGCTCACTCGGGACGCAGAACCTGGGATTGTACATCGCCGACCTCGGCTTCGACTTCAATCTGACGGGCCGGCGGACCTGGCATGGAGTGGTGCCGCTGCTCGGCTTCGGGCTCGGTATCACCAGTGCGCCGACCACGACCGCGGACGACCCGTACGACTTCGGAACTCAGTTCTCCTTTTCGCTCGAAGGAGGCATCCGCATCAATCCTACAAACTCCTGGGAAATCAGGTTGAACGCCAAGCCGACCTTCTATCAGAATCACTATCCGACGCAATACTACGCCACGCCGACTGGTGGCACTCCGCTGCTGGACAAGTCCACGGCTCGCAGTGGCTTCAGGCACGGTATCGATTACACCGCCGGTCTGTCGTTCCCGCTGTTCCGCTAG
- a CDS encoding BON domain-containing protein, translating to MPRDFEDIFDTEDMDPDELRRLVRETLRESRSIDPLDITVHVRHGKVILVGRVGTDTEKRIAERVVGDRIGLTNVESQLVVDPIRRATSPEAADENVNDEEAHEGLLLGDAPRSHSDSSDHLAEHAEDELLGTVDRTEAIEDGIPWIPPESPTPEGTDEAGFPPRDANLDSF from the coding sequence ATGCCACGCGATTTTGAAGATATTTTCGACACCGAAGACATGGACCCGGACGAGCTCAGGCGCCTCGTGCGCGAGACTCTCCGGGAGAGTCGATCAATCGATCCGTTGGACATCACTGTCCATGTCCGCCACGGAAAGGTCATACTCGTCGGCCGCGTCGGGACCGATACCGAGAAGCGGATCGCCGAGCGTGTGGTCGGCGACCGGATAGGACTGACCAACGTTGAAAGCCAGCTCGTTGTGGACCCGATCCGCCGCGCCACGAGTCCGGAGGCGGCTGACGAGAACGTCAACGATGAGGAGGCCCACGAAGGGCTGTTGCTCGGCGACGCACCTCGCTCCCATTCCGACAGCAGCGACCACCTGGCGGAGCACGCCGAGGACGAGCTGCTCGGAACCGTGGACAGGACGGAAGCGATAGAGGACGGCATCCCCTGGATACCGCCTGAGAGCCCGACTCCGGAAGGCACGGATGAAGCAGGGTTCCCACCACGCGACGCAAATCTGGATTCGTTTTAA
- a CDS encoding 6-carboxytetrahydropterin synthase: protein MPTCTLTRRVKFAAAHRYRRPEWDDARNEATFGACAWPSYHGHSYTCDVTVAGEIDPLTGFIVDLGKLDAILRREIVQRFDHRNINVDVPEFADGRLIPSGENLARFILDRVQTSLKTDARVVSVTIAEDDTLSATYAAD from the coding sequence ATGCCTACCTGCACCCTGACACGCCGCGTGAAATTTGCCGCGGCACATCGGTACCGCCGCCCCGAATGGGACGACGCGCGCAATGAAGCGACTTTCGGTGCCTGCGCCTGGCCCAGCTACCACGGCCACAGCTACACCTGCGACGTCACAGTGGCCGGCGAAATCGATCCCCTTACCGGATTTATCGTGGATCTCGGAAAACTCGACGCGATTCTCAGGCGCGAGATTGTCCAGAGGTTCGACCATCGCAACATCAACGTGGACGTCCCCGAGTTTGCCGACGGACGACTGATCCCGTCCGGGGAGAACCTCGCACGCTTCATTCTGGATCGCGTACAGACGTCGTTGAAGACCGATGCACGCGTCGTTTCGGTCACCATTGCAGAGGACGACACCTTGTCGGCGACATATGCAGCAGATTGA